Below is a window of Salvelinus alpinus chromosome 5, SLU_Salpinus.1, whole genome shotgun sequence DNA.
GGTAATTTATACTTGGATAACTGTATTCATATATAGTTTTAATTTATTATGTGTCAATATTGTCCATATGGTTAAAGAGAAAATTGTCTAAGGAAAAGgtatctaatcaacaatggcattattttaaatgaactctgcaactcttccaactattgactttttttCACAACTGTCACCAGTTTCACGTCAATACATTGAGAACAAATACATATTgacgttgtaaaaaaaaaaaaggctgtGTGGCATTCCCCCATACTTCCCATAGCAACCTGGTCTTATAGACTCGACATAACATAGTAtaagtaaatccgagacactcaaaTGAGAATGATATGTtatatttggtatggttacataagacagaaggttacttaaggcaaacgAAAgcagggtggatgggtgggcgtataacgcgaacatctagcaacccaaagattGTGTGTTTTGAATCTCATCACTGACAACTTTTGATTTTAACATTTTCTACTACCTTCTACTTTgcaacttagcatgttagctaaccattcccctaaccttaacctaactcctaacccagctaaagttagccacctagctaacattagctacaacaaattggaattcgtaacatataagttttgtaaattcgtaacatattgtacgaattgcaattcataacatatcgtacgaaatggatgatggatagccacaaatgaatacataccatacgaaacgtaacaagTCATACTATTTGGAATGTCCCGGATTTATGTTTATGTTACTTCCAGGTTGACCATAGCCCTCTATTGCTGCTATGGGGGTTAGAAAGTCCTTACCTTATGCCCCATGATCCCACACCAACCCCTCGCTTCTGGATTTCTCACTTGGGGGTTTTCCTCTGTTGCCAATAAACATAAAGGATAACTGGAGGGAAAAGTGATTGGGGGATGTTAAAGGGATAGGGAAGGGTGATAGGTTAGGGGTTGACTGTGTCAGGGTTGTGGTCGGATACCTGGGTCACCGGGTGCCATCTTGTTGCACTGCTGTCTTATTAGGGTTCAAAGTGCACTGGTTGGAACACACAGCCTTGAGCCAAGCTGAGCATTACTTATTCACtgactctctcccccccccccctctctctcagagATGGCTTGAGTGTGAGGTAACTCAAGGCTCTCTGGGCTAGGATATTTAGGCCACCCCTAGACCAAGAGTTGTCCCCTCCCCAATGTTGTTCCATTGTTAGGAGGTTTGGGGTTTTCTTGCTGTAACCTTCCTGTGATTGTGAGGTGATTGTGTGAACTGGTGTGTTTGTATGTGGACAATTCTTTGCTGAGTGAAAGCGGTCAAGGAGTGCTCAATGTGTTTTTAAGACCATTCTGTGTGTGGGAGTAATGGTGCTAGATACAGCCTGAGAGGGAGGCCCACCGCAGTCTGTCtttaacacacccacacacacatttgcTCTTCTTACATTCCTCTCAGGTCACTGGTAAATGTTGGTTTTAGGTTGTATTCTGGAGGACTGCCTCTCAGTGATCTACTGCCAGAGAGTTCTTCAAAGGGGTGTGGGGGAACAATAGCAGGACAGAACATAGTGGAAGAAAATTAGTATTTTTTTCTCTGTGAGGGGTTATGAAGGAGGAGAACTAGGGCATTGGAGTTTAGGTCAAAGTAGAGAGGAATTTCACACCACACAAATGGTCACAAATAGTCTTATGGTCAGTCAGGCTACTAGTTGcattttccttctctctttcctctatcTCCTTTCTTcatcctctcttcatctcccttTGTGTGTTCTCCAGGACTGGAGCTGTGTGACCCTCCCCATCGTCTCATGGTTGAAATGGTCAGTGGTTTCTTTGCCGTCGTGGCAGAGCTCTTGTTGCCAGGGCTGGCGGTACTGTGTCGTGATTGGCCAGTTCTTCAAGCGGTGGCTACCTTGCCACTGCTCCTGCTGCTCTCTTATTGGTGGTGAGTCTGTCATAAGCATTTTTTTTGTGTAAACACAGTATAgtgcaagggggggggggcaaaatacgTGGTACTTCAATCCAGCCCGCGAgacaattattataattatatattttttcctttTACAgttgtagtttaaaaaaaaaaatctccaattggtagttagtcttgtcccatcgctgcaactcccgtacggactcgggagaggcaaaagtcgagagccgtgtgtcctccgaaacacgacccagccaagcagcactgcttcttgacacaatgcccacttaacgcggaagccagccacaccaatgtgtcggaggaaacaccgtacacctggcgaccgtgttagcgtgcatgcgcccggcccgccacaggagtcgctagagcggaAATCTTGGCCTGCCAAAACCTCTCCTAACctggacggcgctgggccaattgtgcgccgcctcatgggtctcccagtcacggccagctgtaacacagcctgggatcaaacctggGTGTGTAATGACGCATCAAGCACTGCGATGTagtcccttagaccgctgcacaacTATGGAGGCCCCTGCACAACTATGGAGGCCCCTGCAAATTGACTTAAACAAACAATTGGTCCCTCAAAAAATGCGTCCCTCTGTTGAATTTCAAAATCCCGATGTGGCCCTCCAGCCAAgaagtttgcccacccctggtaTAGTGTATATTGTTTATGTCATGGGACAGAACATATAAAGGCATGGATAGAGAAAGGGGGATGTGTGTTATAATTATTATGTATTTTTGTGTAAGGTcatggatggagaaagagagaggtgtgttTTTATATTCCAGTTTTCTCGTATCCCCCTCAGTTGTCCATCAGTGTTTCCCGAGTCTCCCCGCTGGCTTCTGGCCACAGGTCAGATCCACCAGGCTAAGAGGTGTCTCCAGAGCTTCTCCACCAGGAACAGAGTGTATCACAGTGAGGATATCTACGCTGCAGAGAACCTGCTCTCAGGTATCATCATCCCTCACCCTATCCTGGCCCTTTTAGCGGGTCTGTGTCAATGAATAATGTCTGCTGCCTTTGGTAGTGCAATCGGTTGCGGCGAAATCCTGCACGGAGCCTTTACCGTgtgctgccactttaagagcgcatcAGCAGTCAGGAAGGAGGCAATGAAAATGACTCTTCCGCTCTGTGAGAGCTGTCGGTTGGCGCGGTGGTTTTGACTGTGTGTATCTCTTTGCAGAAGTTTTGTTTCTTTTCAGCGtgcttagtttgtaaagtgtttaaaTCGATCGCCGGTGTTACCGCACAATGTCGTGTTTTGAATCTGTTGGGACCGCTCTTGCCATTGATCGcatggattagtagcaacattgttgCGAAGCGTTGACAAAAACCAACAGGTGTATCAGACTGGCAGACGAGTGCAACTGAAAGCCTGGAGTTTATAGCAAGACATAGCCCTCTCTCTGATTTACTTTTGTTGTTGCGCTGCACGCCATAGTATGTCCAGTACTGCTGGCCTATTGCTTTCAGGACATATTTTTGACAGTGGTGTTCAACAGAGTGTGCATTTGAGATTGTTTATGATATGGGATTATTGATTGAACTAGATTTATTTTGGTTCATATGGTTTTCTGTCCTTAGGTACTTTTTTAAGCCCTTTTTTTGTTTTGTCTACTCCCACACAATTTCATACACCCGTTCACTCTTCGTTCTGGGAACTAATACAGAGTATTGCAAATAATTTGTTGATGACTGAGTTCTCTATTGTCGGTTACCTATGAGTCGCTCTAATCCTTATTATTGTGTGAGGTATTATTGGTTGGGTTACCCCTGCTGGTGTAACCCAACCAGTGGAGAGAAAGCATACCTGgcaaacaggctacactctaggcagcctcttctgcctgtgtgtgtatatagtagttGTACTCTCTCTATCCTACTCTCTGCCTTTCagcagggttaatacctgcctggcacCCAAACAAAAAATCTTTATCTTTACCTCTAACAATACAGCTACAAGGTTAACTAATGGTTTGGGTAATACATCCAAACGCCCGGGTTTCCCCATATGTTACGTTATTGGTTTTCACTCATTCACAATCAGCACAGCAACACCGAACAGACAACCCATCCAGTCCACTCACAGCATTCCCTCATATCCAATATTAGTGAACTTTGTTTGATGTACACGTGGCATTGGACGTTTCTGAGATGGTTCAGAAGTGTGCCTGGTTACCTGTGCCAGCTCTCTCTCACAGCCCCACCTTTCACAGGCAGCCAGTCACTTAATGAGTGAGAGCATCCAACACCCTGTGCTCTCTGTGGTAGTCACGATAAGAGCTCTTTGTTTGTTGGACATTTCAATACGACCGTAGTGTACTAAATCGCCAACTGGAATTACTTTAGTCAAAAATAAAGAACCATGACATTTTGGTAATTtatcagatgctcttatccagagtagtcagggttaagtgccttgctcaagggcacatcagcagatttttcacctagtccgATTGAATGGTTCCATTTAGTGTGATTTAATAGTAGGCACTGGTTCTGAGGAGAGGAATTTCCTATAGAATGTGGGTTATATATTTGTACCAAGTGAACAGCGTTTGTGTCAAGTGCCCTTTGGCTTTGGTATTGGCAGTGTGAATGCAGGCtcatatctctccttctctccctccctctccttttcttctCTGTAGAGATAGATGCGGAGTACCCAGATTATACCCAGCCTTGCTACCACTCAGTCCTGGAGTTGCATTCCACCCGAGTGATCTGGAGGAACTGCCTCATCCTTAGCTTTACTATGTGAgttagtatctaacacagcttgTATGACCTTCTATATGTGTCCCTCCACTGAACAATGCAGCCACGAGGAATGGTAATGTTACCATCTGCCGCAGCTGCTTTTAACAGTACTGTTTGGACAGAGTAAGTTTCATGTTTTGGGCCAAGGACCTAACCTTTCCTAACTCTCCTCCTCCAGGTTCATAGGCACAGGCATCCAGTACTGTTTCATCAGGAACCTCCACAGCTACTCCCACAACTTCTACTTTAGTTACTTCCTGCGTGTGCTGACTGGAGCTCTGGGATGTATCTTCCTCTGCCTGTCCGTCAACCGCTTTGGTCGCCGTGGTATCCTGCTTCTGTCTGCCATTATCACCGGCCTGTCctcgctgctgctgctggcccTCACACAGTGTAGGTTTAACCTGCTTTATATCTGTGCTATGATGATGAGACTATGTTGCTTTACTATTACTATACACACATTTTCTTTAAGTGTCTCATACGGTCTTCTCTCCCCTGTACATGGTTCATTAGTAACTCTCCTCATACAGTAGCCAGAGGTTTGCCATGATGACCTCATTCACAATGATGTCACTGTTATGATTGGCCATTAGATTTTTTTCAGGTGATTTCAGGCCAAAATTTTTTTCAATGGCTTGTTTCCTAGTTTGCCTAGTTTAGTGAGTCATCAGAAAGACGTGTCCTTGTCCTTCTCTAGATCTTTGTGGAGCGCTGGTGTTGGTGCTGTCTGTGTTGGGGCTCCTCTTCTCCCAGGCCCTGGCCATGCTCAGTGCATTCTTCGCCAGTGAGGTCATGCCCACCGTAGTCCGGTAAGTATTATCTGTCTACTGTCCTGAACACACTAAACTGTCATTAGTTTGTCTGTGGGTGGGGTGTTTGTTTTTCATGTATGTGGACATCTGTCCGTCTGAGGGAGGCATATGAAATGTGGGTTGTATGTCTGGACCAAAATGCAGAATGCTGGGTCAGGTGCCCTTGACAATGTTAGTGAGCTCTATATCTCTcctgaccctctctctccctctgtctcagtGGTGGTTGTCTGGGGCTGGTGCTTGCGTCTGGCTGTATGGGGATGGCTGCCTCCTCTATGATGGAGCTCCAGAACAACAGGGGTTACTTCCTCCACCACGTCATCTTCGCCTCCTTCGCCGTCCTCTCGGTGCTGTCCATCATGCTGCTGCCGGAGACCAAGCGCAAGCCGCTACCCGACTCCCTGAAGGACGGAGAGAGCCAGCGACGgccccctctcttcctgtctcgtGAAGACACCCTGCCCCTGCTCTATACCCGGCGTGGAGCCTCCGAGTACAACCCTGATAACTACTCCCGCCTGGTCTCCGCCACCAGGAAGATGCTCATCAAAGACAATTTACCCTATAAGATCGTTGTGCCCTCCCAGTCCCCACTGCTGCCTTCCAACAGCGAGGTGCACTGCATACTGGAGGAAGAGGCACTAAGAGAGGACTTATCTTAGCAGCCTCTAACTACCatcatccatcctcctctcccacaGAGAAACCTCACCTCAAACCCACTGGATATCTCTCCCTGGTATCATCCTGGGCTAGCTGGCTGGTTCCCTTTCACCAGACTGAGACAGTGTGATCCAGACTCGTATCGCTCTGAACGACGGGTCTTCTTGGATATTCTGAAGGGGAGGAGAGTAGGAGATGTGTGTATTTACTGTGtctgtcttttttgttgttgtgccaaGTGTttcaaataatacaaaaaaacgaTCTGTGGTTGTGCGCTTGCACAGACTCTGCTGAAAGACTGTGTGCTAGTCCTTTGTTTTTGTACTGATTGAGATCTGCTGTTTCTAAGACGGTGTTAACGCCCTCTCTTCTCCAGGTTGTGCAGCATGGAGCTATGGCTTTATTAACCACTGAGGCTAAATGCTCACTTGAGAATCGTTGCTTGTCCACTTAACTGGTGACTCGTGCTTTTCATTACTGCTGTATTGTGCCTGTGACTGCAACGAGAGAGAGCAGGGTCCTGACTGTTACTTAATCTGATTCATTGGTGACTCAACGAGGGGAACTCAAGGATAGAAGTCAGTTTGGCTCAAACTGCAATGTATTGTAGCCAATTGTTTGATTTTTAGGGGGGAACTCAATGAAGTATCAGTCACTGATAATATGAACTAAGCAATGAAAGGTCATTTCATCCTGTCCACTTGTTGGACATGTTTTAAGAACATGAGATGTTGTCTCGTGATTTGCACCAGGAACAAAGTAGTTAAAATTATTGAAATGTGATCAGGTCATGACCTCTACTCTGAGTCATTATAACCTTTCAAATGGGACTTTACCTCATTGTGCTTAGTTGTATCACGTCCATCTCTCTGCCTTAAACTGTGAACTTTCCTGTTCAAAGAAGGCAGTTGCTAGGACATGATACTTAACGTTCTATAAGTAatttaattaaatacatttttatcaaCTATTAAACCACATTTCACTGCTCTTTTTAGTATTTGACTGTGGTTTGAGGTTTGTGTTGCCCTTCTTGGCCTGGCTGTGGAACTGTTTTACATTATTGTTGGATAGGATGCTCACACTCTTAACTCATTCGCTCTTCCTTTTTCATCCCCCTATCTTTTGCTTGCATGGGAACATAGCCCCTTGTACAGTAAGTTTATTaggaaaaaatataaatgcagctGCTCAACTTTTCCCCACAGCGGACAATATTATGTCCTTCTAAAAAAATACTTAtattaaattatattattttcaGCTATGAATAAGTTGTCTGACTCTCGAAAGTTCAAATTGAGTTATTTGGAAGCTGTTGATTTA
It encodes the following:
- the LOC139575955 gene encoding putative solute carrier family 22 member 31 isoform X2, which encodes MDFETKIYTKIGGYGRYNRIVSIFSWFPNFAVILNLFCDVFYTLIPGSYHCKPDPTLLPSGFLFSNYSRQGYLNFAIPWVNGSGLSHCELYKYTRNVSNFIDSIPKEIVPCTRGWEYDQAAALLSNYVTEWNLVCGDYWKIPLQHICFMTGWIVGYVLLGTVCDCPVVFLLLRLSQGAMLAGVFLSSYLARLELCDPPHRLMVEMVSGFFAVVAELLLPGLAVLCRDWPVLQAVATLPLLLLLSYWCCPSVFPESPRWLLATGQIHQAKRCLQSFSTRNRVYHSEDIYAAENLLSEIDAEYPDYTQPCYHSVLELHSTRVIWRNCLILSFTMFIGTGIQYCFIRNLHSYSHNFYFSYFLRVLTGALGCIFLCLSVNRFGRRGILLLSAIITGLSSLLLLALTQYLCGALVLVLSVLGLLFSQALAMLSAFFASEVMPTVVRGGCLGLVLASGCMGMAASSMMELQNNRGYFLHHVIFASFAVLSVLSIMLLPETKRKPLPDSLKDGESQRRPPLFLSREDTLPLLYTRRGASEYNPDNYSRLVSATRKMLIKDNLPYKIVVPSQSPLLPSNSEVHCILEEEALREDLS
- the LOC139575955 gene encoding putative solute carrier family 22 member 31 isoform X1; translated protein: MDFETKIYTKIGGYGRYNRIVSIFSWFPNFAVILNLFCDVFYTLIPGSYHCKPDPTLLPSGFLFSNYSRQGYLNFAIPWVNGSGLSHCELYKYTRNVSNFIDSIPKEIVPCTRGWEYDQAAALLSNYVTEWNLVCGDYWKIPLQHICFMTGWIVGYVLLGTVCDWLGRRQGFLLSVSLSGLLGVTVCLSNSPVVFLLLRLSQGAMLAGVFLSSYLARLELCDPPHRLMVEMVSGFFAVVAELLLPGLAVLCRDWPVLQAVATLPLLLLLSYWCCPSVFPESPRWLLATGQIHQAKRCLQSFSTRNRVYHSEDIYAAENLLSEIDAEYPDYTQPCYHSVLELHSTRVIWRNCLILSFTMFIGTGIQYCFIRNLHSYSHNFYFSYFLRVLTGALGCIFLCLSVNRFGRRGILLLSAIITGLSSLLLLALTQYLCGALVLVLSVLGLLFSQALAMLSAFFASEVMPTVVRGGCLGLVLASGCMGMAASSMMELQNNRGYFLHHVIFASFAVLSVLSIMLLPETKRKPLPDSLKDGESQRRPPLFLSREDTLPLLYTRRGASEYNPDNYSRLVSATRKMLIKDNLPYKIVVPSQSPLLPSNSEVHCILEEEALREDLS